In uncultured Methanobrevibacter sp., the DNA window ACATAAACATCAAATGAATAATCGATTCCGGACTCATTGAAGTAGGTTCCAACAGCGGCGATTGAATCATTGGCCTTTGAGACGAATTCATTGGAATACTGTGTATAGTTTTCATCAAAGCCTGTAAGTCCTGTCAGATCGGTTTGATAGTTGATATGATAATCATTATCGTTTTCAAAGATATATGCAACACCGGCATTTTGTCCTACAATAGGATAGTGGTCCATTGACAGCAATGATGTATCATAATATGACATGTATTCAAAATTATTTTCTTCAAGTGAGTCCTTTTGAACAACCTCGCCTTGAAGAAGGCGAGGATTCCTAGATTTTTCATGTTTATTTGCTCAATCGTTTATTGAGTGTTTTCTAGGCAATCCCCGGGGTCCCACCGGTTAAGTATGTTTATGGCTGCGTTGACATCTCGA includes these proteins:
- a CDS encoding lectin like domain-containing protein, whose protein sequence is MSYYDTSLLSMDHYPIVGQNAGVAYIFENDNDYHINYQTDLTGLTGFDENYTQYSNEFVSKANDSIAAVGTYFNESGIDYSFDVYVNGKLAHSQEGVSEFAGFKTIVLNNHIPVKESDSFKVVFKSNSLPYQAFSRQHYMQNVSFASHDCKTWEDFSKLNKAVF